A single window of Marinobacter sp. LA51 DNA harbors:
- the lldD gene encoding FMN-dependent L-lactate dehydrogenase LldD yields the protein MIISASTDYRAAAQRRLPPFLFHYVDGGAYAEHTLKRNVADLADIGLRQRVLKNMEDLSLETRLFDETLSMPVALAPIGLAGMCARRGEVQAARAAADKGIPFTLSTVSVCPIEEVAPAINRPMWFQLYVLKDRGFMKNALERAKAAGVTTLVFTVDMPTPGARYRDAHSGMSGPNAAMRRYLQSMTHPRWAYDVGLRGKPHDLGNISAYRGQTTGLEDYIGWLGNNFDPSISWKDLEWIREFWDGPMVIKGILDAEDARDAVRFGADGIVVSNHGGRQLDGVPSSARALPAIADAVKGDLKILVDSGIRTGLDVVRMLALGADCTLLGRAFIYALSVDGQAGVSNLLELIEKEMRVAMVLTGAKSISEINTDLLCARI from the coding sequence TTGATCATTTCAGCCTCGACCGACTACCGCGCCGCCGCCCAGCGCCGCTTGCCGCCCTTCCTGTTCCACTATGTCGATGGCGGCGCTTACGCCGAGCACACGCTCAAGCGCAACGTCGCGGATCTGGCCGACATTGGCCTGCGTCAGCGGGTGCTGAAAAACATGGAAGACCTCAGCCTGGAAACCCGGCTGTTCGACGAAACCCTGAGCATGCCAGTGGCTCTTGCGCCGATAGGCCTCGCCGGCATGTGCGCCCGCAGAGGCGAGGTGCAGGCAGCGCGCGCAGCGGCGGACAAGGGCATTCCCTTTACCCTGTCCACGGTTTCGGTCTGCCCGATTGAAGAAGTTGCTCCGGCTATCAACCGCCCCATGTGGTTCCAGCTCTATGTGCTGAAAGATCGCGGATTCATGAAAAACGCCCTGGAGCGCGCCAAGGCCGCCGGCGTCACCACTTTGGTGTTCACCGTCGACATGCCGACCCCCGGTGCCCGTTACCGGGACGCGCACTCCGGCATGAGCGGTCCCAACGCGGCCATGCGCCGCTACCTGCAGTCAATGACACACCCGCGTTGGGCCTATGACGTTGGTCTGCGCGGTAAGCCGCACGATTTGGGCAACATCTCCGCCTATCGCGGCCAAACCACTGGCCTGGAAGATTACATTGGCTGGCTGGGCAACAACTTCGATCCGTCCATCTCCTGGAAAGATCTGGAGTGGATTCGCGAGTTCTGGGATGGCCCGATGGTCATTAAAGGCATTCTGGATGCGGAGGATGCCCGCGATGCCGTTCGCTTCGGTGCCGACGGCATCGTGGTATCGAACCACGGCGGTCGTCAGCTCGACGGCGTTCCGTCCAGCGCCCGCGCGTTACCGGCCATTGCCGATGCGGTCAAAGGCGACCTGAAAATCCTGGTGGATTCCGGCATCCGCACCGGCCTTGATGTAGTACGCATGCTGGCGCTGGGTGCCGACTGCACCTTGCTCGGCCGCGCCTTTATCTACGCTCTGTCGGTCGACGGCCAGGCCGGTGTCAGCAACCTGCTGGAGTTGATCGAGAAGGAAATGCGGGTTGCCATGGTGCTCACAGGCGCCAAATCGATCAGCGAGATCAACACAGACCTGCTTTGTGCGCGAATTTAA
- a CDS encoding DEAD/DEAH box helicase, which produces MNAPFKLRPYQREAVDATLKHFRRSDESAVIVLPTGAGKSLVIAELARLAKRKILVLTHVKELVEQNHAKYQSYGLEGGVFSAGLKRKENRHQVTFASVQSVSANLDQFRDEYSLVTIDECHRVSGEETSQYQRIIELLRQQNDALKVLGLTATPYRLAMGWIYRYHYRGFVRGSREEQDKPFVHCIYELPLSYMINRGFLTRPELVNAAVAQYDFSALAQDRFGEYAEKDVNQLLSKHQRVTRAIIEQVMELAAERKGVMIFAATVDHAREITGYLPQHQTALITGATDMNDRTLLIQRFKQRQLKYLVNVSVLTTGFDAPHVDFIAILRPTQSVSLYQQIVGRGLRLDEGKQDCLVIDYAGNHVNLHHPEVGEPKPNPDSEPVQVFCPGCGFANIFWGKTDGDGRVIEHYGRRCQGLIEGVIEGLLEPVEENGAGAQSERPEQCDYRFRFKECPHCGGENDIAARKCHQCQQAIIDPDDQLKDALKLKDAMVIRCAGITLSASNGSSDSKLKITYHGEDGEELSESFDFSKPAQRHVFNKLFGRRFANSQAPKEFKGADEVLEMQALLPAPDFVIARNQKHYWQVQERIFDYRGNYRKAY; this is translated from the coding sequence ATGAATGCTCCCTTTAAACTGCGGCCTTACCAGCGCGAAGCGGTTGATGCCACGTTGAAGCACTTCCGCAGATCGGATGAGTCTGCAGTTATTGTGCTTCCGACCGGTGCGGGGAAGAGTCTGGTCATTGCCGAGTTGGCCCGTCTCGCCAAGCGTAAAATCCTGGTGCTGACCCACGTCAAAGAGCTGGTGGAGCAGAACCACGCCAAGTACCAGAGCTATGGGTTAGAGGGCGGCGTATTCTCCGCCGGGCTGAAGCGCAAGGAAAACCGGCATCAGGTGACCTTCGCCAGCGTGCAGTCGGTATCGGCAAATCTCGATCAATTCAGGGATGAGTACTCATTGGTCACCATCGATGAGTGCCATCGGGTCAGTGGTGAAGAGACCAGCCAGTACCAGCGGATCATCGAGCTGCTGCGGCAACAGAATGACGCCCTGAAAGTGCTTGGGCTAACCGCTACGCCTTATCGGTTGGCCATGGGCTGGATCTATCGCTATCACTACCGGGGCTTTGTTCGCGGCTCTCGTGAAGAGCAAGATAAGCCCTTTGTGCACTGCATTTACGAACTCCCGCTGAGCTACATGATCAATCGGGGCTTTCTCACCAGGCCCGAGTTGGTGAATGCGGCGGTGGCGCAATACGATTTCTCCGCGCTGGCTCAGGACCGCTTTGGCGAATACGCCGAGAAGGACGTTAACCAGTTGCTGAGCAAACATCAGCGGGTGACTCGGGCCATCATTGAACAGGTGATGGAGCTGGCCGCTGAGCGCAAAGGGGTGATGATCTTTGCTGCAACGGTGGATCATGCACGGGAGATCACCGGCTATCTGCCGCAACACCAAACCGCCCTGATCACCGGCGCGACCGATATGAATGACCGGACGTTGCTGATTCAGCGTTTCAAGCAGCGGCAGTTGAAGTACCTGGTGAATGTATCGGTTCTGACCACGGGCTTTGATGCGCCCCATGTCGATTTCATCGCCATTCTTCGTCCTACCCAGTCGGTCAGCCTGTACCAGCAGATTGTGGGCCGGGGTCTTCGGCTGGACGAAGGCAAACAGGATTGCCTGGTGATCGATTACGCGGGTAACCATGTGAACCTGCATCACCCTGAGGTGGGGGAGCCGAAACCGAATCCCGACAGTGAGCCGGTGCAGGTATTCTGCCCCGGCTGTGGTTTCGCCAATATCTTCTGGGGCAAAACCGACGGTGACGGCCGCGTGATCGAGCACTACGGGCGCCGGTGTCAGGGGTTGATAGAGGGGGTGATAGAGGGACTGCTGGAGCCCGTGGAAGAGAATGGGGCAGGGGCACAGAGCGAGCGCCCTGAACAGTGCGACTACCGTTTCCGTTTCAAGGAGTGCCCACACTGCGGTGGCGAGAACGATATCGCGGCCCGCAAGTGTCACCAGTGCCAGCAAGCCATTATCGACCCGGATGATCAGCTCAAGGATGCCCTGAAATTGAAGGATGCCATGGTGATTCGTTGTGCCGGGATCACCTTAAGTGCCTCTAATGGCAGCAGCGACAGCAAGCTGAAGATCACCTATCACGGCGAAGATGGGGAAGAGCTCAGCGAATCGTTTGATTTCAGCAAGCCGGCACAGCGCCATGTGTTTAACAAACTGTTCGGGCGGCGTTTCGCGAACAGCCAGGCGCCGAAGGAGTTCAAAGGGGCTGACGAGGTGCTTGAGATGCAAGCGCTGTTGCCAGCCCCGGATTTCGTTATTGCCCGCAATCAGAAGCACTATTGGCAGGTGCAGGAGCGCATCTTTGATTATCGGGGTAACTATCGTAAGGCCTATTAG
- a CDS encoding permease, producing MSTQVQDALGMFVFLAVELSVLFIGISLLVGVLQRRIPPAKIEVMLGSSHGRGYLLAAGLGAITPFCSCSTIPMLKGLIRAGAGFGPTMVFLFSSPLLNPIVVVLLVATFGWALTAIYVAAAFVVSVGAGWLLHTLGFERYVRGTASCSDGCGSSVTATAPPGKYNGLWQEAWSDFVKVSPYLFIGIAIGSLIYGFMPMGLLEQYAGPENAFAIPVAAVIGVPLYIRASAVIPLAGALMVKGVGAGTVLALIIGSAGASLTELVLLRSLFTLKLLAAFVAVIFSMAMVAGYAAFLFF from the coding sequence ATGTCAACTCAAGTTCAAGATGCCCTGGGCATGTTCGTGTTCCTCGCGGTCGAACTGTCGGTTCTTTTCATAGGTATCAGTCTTCTGGTGGGGGTGCTCCAACGCCGTATTCCGCCCGCAAAGATTGAGGTGATGCTGGGTTCCAGTCACGGCCGGGGCTATTTGCTCGCCGCTGGCCTGGGGGCCATCACTCCGTTTTGCAGTTGCTCCACGATTCCCATGTTGAAGGGGCTGATTCGGGCAGGTGCCGGGTTTGGGCCGACGATGGTGTTTCTTTTTTCCTCTCCGCTGCTGAACCCCATTGTGGTTGTGCTGCTGGTGGCTACCTTTGGATGGGCGCTTACCGCCATCTACGTGGCTGCCGCATTTGTGGTCTCCGTGGGGGCAGGGTGGTTGCTGCACACGCTTGGCTTTGAGCGTTATGTGCGGGGCACTGCGTCTTGCAGTGATGGTTGTGGTAGCTCAGTAACTGCTACCGCTCCTCCGGGCAAATACAACGGTTTGTGGCAGGAAGCCTGGTCAGATTTTGTGAAAGTGTCGCCCTATCTGTTCATTGGCATTGCTATTGGCAGCCTGATTTATGGCTTCATGCCCATGGGGCTGCTGGAGCAATACGCAGGCCCGGAGAATGCCTTTGCCATCCCGGTGGCCGCGGTGATTGGCGTTCCCCTTTATATTCGCGCGTCAGCGGTGATACCCCTGGCAGGCGCATTAATGGTCAAGGGTGTCGGGGCGGGCACGGTATTGGCGTTAATCATCGGCAGTGCCGGCGCCAGTTTGACCGAGCTGGTTTTGTTGCGCTCGCTGTTCACGCTCAAGCTCCTGGCAGCGTTTGTTGCCGTCATCTTTTCCATGGCAATGGTTGCTGGGTATGCTGCATTTCTGTTTTTTTAA
- a CDS encoding ArsR/SmtB family transcription factor, translating to MDHENVAASLAELGNSHRLSVFRFLVRAGHEGASVGDIQRELGIPASTLSHHLARMAKVGLIRQEKHSRTIICIPEYQHLENLIGFLREECCAGVNAADQRDAS from the coding sequence ATGGATCACGAAAACGTCGCCGCCAGCTTAGCCGAGTTAGGTAACAGCCATCGCTTGTCGGTGTTTCGCTTCCTGGTAAGAGCTGGGCATGAGGGTGCTTCAGTAGGTGATATTCAAAGAGAACTGGGCATTCCGGCCTCGACACTGTCGCACCACCTGGCGCGAATGGCGAAGGTTGGCCTGATCCGGCAGGAGAAGCACAGCCGCACCATCATCTGCATCCCCGAATATCAGCATCTGGAGAACCTAATTGGCTTCCTGCGCGAGGAATGCTGTGCCGGCGTGAATGCTGCGGACCAGCGTGATGCCAGCTAA
- a CDS encoding FCD domain-containing protein, which yields MEMGHIRQHRLSDNIVEELETMILEGTLQPGQRLPAERALAERFGVSRPSVREAVQKLVARGLLISRQGGGNYVSDSLGSSFSDPLLALIEGRPEAQHDLLEFRHTLEADCAYYAARRATDLDRAQLQSAFDELQVCYAREGKATRAEEGAADARFHLAIAEASHNFVLLHTIRGLFDLLKRSTVTNIGGMYELRSETRQSLVAQHQALFDAIMEGRADDARRIAGEHISYVQGMLEEREEESRRLARAQRRERPDSR from the coding sequence ATGGAAATGGGGCATATTCGCCAACATCGGCTCTCCGACAATATTGTCGAGGAGCTGGAAACCATGATTCTGGAAGGCACATTGCAGCCGGGACAGCGTTTGCCGGCCGAGCGTGCGCTGGCGGAGCGGTTCGGCGTGTCGAGGCCGTCGGTACGGGAGGCGGTGCAAAAACTGGTGGCCAGGGGGCTGCTCATCAGCCGCCAGGGTGGCGGTAACTATGTCAGTGACTCACTGGGTTCGAGTTTTAGTGATCCGTTGCTGGCTCTGATTGAAGGCCGCCCCGAAGCCCAGCACGACTTGCTGGAGTTTCGCCATACCCTGGAAGCCGACTGCGCCTACTACGCCGCCCGGCGCGCCACAGACCTTGACCGCGCGCAGTTGCAGAGCGCCTTTGACGAGCTGCAGGTCTGCTACGCACGTGAGGGTAAGGCAACGCGCGCTGAAGAAGGCGCCGCCGATGCGCGTTTTCACCTGGCGATTGCCGAGGCCAGCCACAACTTCGTGCTACTGCACACCATTCGCGGCCTGTTTGACCTGCTCAAGCGCAGTACGGTGACCAATATCGGGGGCATGTATGAGCTGCGCAGTGAGACCCGGCAATCGCTGGTGGCACAGCACCAGGCTTTGTTCGACGCCATCATGGAAGGCCGCGCCGATGATGCCCGGCGCATCGCCGGCGAACACATCAGCTACGTGCAGGGCATGTTGGAAGAACGTGAGGAAGAAAGCCGCCGGCTGGCCCGCGCTCAGCGGCGCGAGCGGCCGGACAGTCGCTGA
- a CDS encoding helix-turn-helix transcriptional regulator: MDFALECEVSAKHISFLETGRSKPSKGMVLHLAQMLQTDLAGTNRLLSAAGYSQVYSDQDLTSPGMAMIKDALEHLLQAHLPYPAVVFDHEYYLVMANQAMREMMVKMVGLGAQFPSRPNFLLSLLDDKGMKPFVGDWENIACHMLQRVYHEHLAGPFRDQPNRLLEQALTMPGVPEHWKSHVVEHLDYPAIPFTLNLGDQQLSIFSTIATIGTPLDVTAQNLRIEHFFPMDERSKAYWQD, translated from the coding sequence ATGGATTTTGCTCTGGAGTGCGAGGTGTCGGCGAAACACATCAGCTTTCTGGAAACAGGGCGAAGCAAGCCCAGCAAAGGCATGGTTCTGCATCTGGCCCAGATGCTACAAACCGATTTGGCAGGAACCAACCGCCTGCTGTCGGCGGCGGGGTATAGCCAGGTTTACTCCGACCAGGATCTGACTTCGCCAGGCATGGCTATGATCAAAGACGCCCTTGAGCACCTGTTGCAGGCGCATCTGCCTTACCCGGCCGTGGTGTTCGATCACGAATACTATTTGGTGATGGCCAACCAGGCCATGCGGGAGATGATGGTAAAAATGGTTGGGTTGGGCGCTCAATTCCCTTCAAGGCCTAACTTTTTGCTGTCGCTGCTGGATGACAAGGGCATGAAACCCTTTGTGGGCGACTGGGAAAATATCGCCTGCCATATGCTGCAGCGCGTTTACCATGAGCACCTGGCCGGCCCCTTCAGGGATCAGCCTAATCGATTGCTGGAGCAGGCACTGACCATGCCGGGTGTTCCGGAACACTGGAAAAGCCACGTGGTGGAGCATCTGGACTATCCGGCGATTCCTTTTACTCTGAACCTGGGCGACCAACAACTCAGCATCTTCTCGACCATCGCAACCATAGGCACGCCCCTGGATGTTACCGCGCAGAATCTGCGGATTGAGCATTTTTTTCCTATGGATGAACGCAGTAAGGCTTATTGGCAGGACTGA
- a CDS encoding galactose oxidase early set domain-containing protein, whose translation MRLDKRYKRAALTSAITLVIAGAMPAHAGLLGGLLGGDGSSAGDGQPSEVNGNVGFFSDPFAEPTIQVDGAQIATSDRCIVDASGSLQCKPAAGTIAVLGDGRFLYLNALEGTENAELAVIAQFGEVSVNDQSRVMTLDGNDQASWVKPSPIDGGANPDGNDSTTLTGGLLDTADNTDINDGALFCADVVFLPDGRMMAVGGTDYYSEPGIDGLPVGVVELEGLKASRIFDPATNTWSQSGDMEFGRWYPSLVSLANSDIFVASGVTKLLKPVYPEDPIQSGRNVAQTETYDAENGTWSNNGSAAQRSLPLFPRMHLLPNGHVYYNAGGQAFNPFGQAYDQALWNIVGTYNPETKRWTDLGYAGLPLRVNELGLSELSTTLNPTNMDPDQVQNLLGDLVGQTLSDPTAAIGQLLETPVDDRSLERAIGAGMRGSTFSIQLPLRPDANGGYHTSEFLTAGGVPTYVAAGSPGGYLPVSSSRIDTVATNGDDMAYESRLTGSLNQPRWYGSGVMMPDNSVMVFSGGTRDGVVATGLEGAIIQSERFDIETETWEPMASANRERTYHNTAVLMPDGRVLIGGHSPINTAYASFINLDELGFADYAGRDPSFEIYTPPYATRDDRPVIEKAPVALLTNGGVFDIRTDRSDIDQVMLIRRKATTHLIDGDQRAVELPIVDRRNKKVRVKMTGNRAVLPAGQYMLFVSYEAEDGMRLPSTSTPVSVIANPSDSGSPLVTQLEPAPERDGDDSGLIGGLVGGLLNSGNNGGSLLDPIFDLGSGATSAVPTLGQLRDGSPQLLNELGVAVDGGTSVLGDTIASLPGVTENLLVDFTNQVDGQ comes from the coding sequence ATGCGACTCGACAAAAGATACAAGAGAGCAGCGTTAACGTCAGCAATAACACTTGTCATCGCGGGAGCAATGCCGGCCCATGCCGGGCTTTTAGGTGGTTTACTCGGGGGTGATGGCAGCAGTGCAGGCGATGGACAGCCATCTGAAGTGAATGGCAACGTTGGCTTCTTTAGCGATCCTTTTGCAGAGCCCACCATTCAGGTGGATGGTGCCCAGATTGCGACAAGTGACCGGTGCATTGTTGATGCCAGCGGAAGCCTTCAATGCAAACCAGCAGCAGGCACCATTGCCGTGCTTGGCGACGGCCGCTTCCTTTACCTGAATGCACTGGAAGGAACAGAAAACGCAGAGCTGGCGGTTATTGCCCAGTTCGGCGAGGTCTCTGTAAACGATCAGTCCCGCGTTATGACTCTGGACGGCAACGATCAGGCCAGCTGGGTAAAGCCCTCCCCCATTGACGGCGGCGCCAACCCCGACGGAAATGACAGCACCACACTGACCGGTGGCCTGCTGGACACCGCTGACAATACCGACATTAACGACGGCGCGCTTTTCTGCGCGGATGTGGTGTTTCTGCCGGATGGCAGAATGATGGCCGTAGGCGGTACCGACTACTACTCCGAGCCAGGCATTGATGGCCTGCCGGTGGGTGTTGTGGAACTCGAAGGCCTGAAGGCTTCCCGCATTTTCGACCCTGCGACCAACACCTGGTCCCAGAGTGGCGACATGGAATTTGGTCGCTGGTATCCGAGCCTGGTCAGCCTGGCCAACAGCGATATTTTTGTCGCCAGTGGTGTCACCAAGTTGCTCAAGCCAGTTTACCCGGAAGACCCGATCCAATCCGGCCGAAACGTAGCGCAGACCGAGACCTACGATGCTGAAAACGGCACCTGGAGCAACAACGGTTCAGCGGCGCAGCGCTCGCTTCCACTTTTCCCACGGATGCACCTGCTGCCTAACGGCCATGTTTACTACAACGCCGGCGGCCAGGCCTTCAACCCCTTCGGCCAGGCTTACGATCAGGCACTTTGGAACATCGTTGGAACCTATAATCCTGAAACCAAACGGTGGACGGATCTGGGCTATGCCGGCCTGCCACTTCGCGTTAATGAGCTGGGGCTGTCAGAGCTGAGCACCACTCTAAACCCGACGAATATGGACCCGGATCAGGTGCAGAACCTGTTGGGCGATCTGGTGGGTCAGACCCTCAGCGACCCGACCGCGGCGATCGGGCAGCTGCTCGAAACCCCCGTTGATGATCGCTCACTTGAGCGTGCCATAGGCGCCGGCATGCGCGGTTCCACCTTCTCGATCCAGCTACCGCTGCGTCCGGACGCAAATGGTGGTTACCACACCTCTGAATTCCTGACGGCAGGCGGCGTACCAACATATGTTGCAGCCGGCAGCCCGGGCGGCTATCTGCCGGTCTCATCGTCGCGCATCGATACCGTTGCCACAAACGGTGACGACATGGCGTATGAGTCGCGCTTGACGGGCTCGCTCAACCAGCCACGCTGGTACGGCTCAGGCGTCATGATGCCGGACAACAGCGTTATGGTCTTCTCTGGTGGCACGCGTGATGGTGTGGTCGCAACCGGTCTGGAAGGTGCCATCATCCAATCCGAGCGTTTCGACATCGAAACCGAAACCTGGGAGCCAATGGCCTCAGCAAACCGTGAACGCACCTATCACAACACCGCTGTGCTGATGCCGGATGGACGTGTACTGATCGGCGGCCACTCGCCTATCAACACCGCCTACGCATCGTTCATCAACCTCGATGAGCTGGGCTTTGCAGACTATGCCGGGCGCGATCCGTCATTCGAGATCTACACGCCCCCGTACGCAACCCGTGACGATCGTCCGGTGATTGAGAAAGCGCCTGTTGCGCTGCTAACCAATGGCGGCGTTTTCGACATCCGCACAGACCGGTCAGACATCGACCAGGTTATGCTCATCCGCCGCAAGGCCACAACGCACCTGATTGATGGCGACCAGCGCGCCGTTGAACTGCCGATCGTCGATCGCAGAAACAAGAAGGTGAGAGTGAAGATGACGGGCAACCGTGCGGTGCTGCCAGCGGGACAATACATGCTGTTTGTCAGCTATGAAGCCGAAGACGGTATGCGCTTGCCCTCGACTTCTACACCGGTCAGCGTGATCGCTAATCCCAGCGATTCAGGCAGCCCGCTTGTCACTCAGCTTGAGCCAGCTCCTGAAAGAGATGGCGACGATAGCGGCTTGATTGGTGGCCTGGTCGGCGGCCTGCTGAACAGCGGCAACAACGGTGGATCGCTGCTGGATCCGATCTTCGATCTGGGTTCAGGTGCCACCAGCGCCGTACCGACACTGGGTCAGCTTCGGGACGGCTCACCGCAACTGCTGAACGAACTTGGCGTTGCGGTTGATGGTGGTACCTCAGTCCTTGGGGACACCATCGCCAGCCTGCCAGGAGTGACGGAGAACCTGCTGGTTGACTTCACCAATCAAGTCGACGGCCAGTAA